GGACGCCGTCCACACGAGTTACTCGTATTTGTCAtgggaggggaaggagaaggagtaagACCTAAAGGTCGGCACATAATGGGGGAAGCCCTGAGCATAATGGTGAGGGTATGGTCTATCGATTAGGTCGAACAACCCTCGAGCATGAGTAAGGGCTCGGATAAGGAAGCGAGAAGGCAATAGGTACACAAGGAACCTTTGAGGTTTTTTTATTTAATGCGAAATCTaaaaagagtacatagcttttaagtcctaagggtagaagtgCCGCAGGTGTTGGATGTTCCATGGGTTGGGGACGCCTGAGCCGTCCGTCCACTGGAGCTGGTAAGTGCCGAGCTGGATGACTTTTTTAATGATGAAGGGCCCCTCCCATGGGATCGACAGCTTGTGCATGGCCTTGGTGTACTGGATGCGATGAAGCACTAGGTCTCCAACGTTGAATGAGCGTTTCTGGATGTTCCTGTCGTGGTAGCATCGAATCTGCTGCTCGTGCCGTGCATGCTGTATGAGGGCCGCCACACGGTGCTCTTTCAGGCTGTCGATGTCGACCTGTCGACTCTTTTCTGCTTCCCCTTCCTCGTAGTATTGAATCCACAGGGCACCAAAGGCTACATCTGTGGGCAGTACAGCCTCTGAGCTATAGACGAGGAAGAATGGAGTGTAGCTGGTGGCCCGACTCTTTTGGGTGCGGAGGTCCCAAATGACATGGGGTAACTCGCGGAGCCATTTGGTGACATACTTGGATGCATCGTCAAAGATGCGAGTCTTGAGGGATtcgaggaccatcccattcgcacgtTCGACCTGGCCATTGCATCGTGGgtgagctactgaggagtagtataTGTCGATGTGGTTGGCTTGGCAAAAATCCTAGAATTTGGATCCAATGAACTGCTTGCCCAGatcggtgatgatcctattggggACCCCAAAGCGGTGTGTGAGCTCTTTGACGAATTGAGTGGCTTTGGACGACTCTATGCTAGTGACAACcttgacttcaatccacttggtgaatttgtcaacttgAAAGGGCCGACCATATCCAGCCGCTAGTAGGTGAAGGGTCAGGATGGTGGGACGATACGCAGGGCCTGCACTGGGAGTAGCTACTGCTTGGAGAAAAATTGGCACCCTTTACACCTCTGGATGAGATCTTTTGCGTCGACAATAGTAGTTGGCTAGTAAAAGCTAGAGCAGAATGCTTTCCCGACCAAGTTGCTTGAGGCGGCATGGTTCCTACATGAACTCGAGTGGATTTCGTGGAGCAGTTCAAGGCCTTTGTTGCAGAAGATGCACTTCATTAGAATGCCCGTAGATGCGGCCTTTCTGTATAGCTCCTTACTGATCACAACATAGTTGGTGTTGCGTTGTGCGAGATTTTCGTGCTCGGCTTTGTCCTTTGGGGACATGTTGTTGGTGATGAATGCGATGAAAGGTGTGCGGCAGTCGTCCTCCGCCTCGATCATAAGGACATCGGTGGGCACTGGGTCAACCTTAGCCTGGTCGTTGCCGTCAGCTTGGTCCAGGTCCAATACCTTGATAGGGGGTTTTCGCAAGTCCTGGACGAACACGCCGACCAATACTTGGGCGCATTTCGAgccgagcttggataggacgtcaGCGGTGACATTGTGTTCCCTAGGGACGTGATGGAACTCGAGACTATTGAAGTGAGCTTCAAGTTTGCGAACCTCGGTGTAGTAGGCATCTATGGTTTCCTTGGTGCACTCCTGGACTTGTTGACCTGCTtaatgacaaccttggagtcgccAAACGTGAGGATACACTTAATGCCGAGCAAGGCGGCGATGCAGAGCTCGTGTATGAGGGCCTTGTACTCGACACCATTGTTGgtagccttgtagtggatctggagaaTGTACTTGAGCTACTCACCTTTCaaggatatgaagaggacccccacgcaagctccttcgaggttgagggtgccatcgaagtacatcatcCAGTGCTCCGACCTCTCCAGGGAGGATGGTTCTTGGATCTTAGTCCATTTAGCAATGAAGTCAGCCAGGATCTGGGACTTGATCGCATGATGTGGGCAAAAGTTGATGTCAAATTTGCTGAGATCCACAGAATATTTGACCAATTGACCGTGGACATCCCTTTTGTGCAGGATTTCGCCGATTGGGTAGGAGGAGACCACTTGGATCTTGTGTGCTTTGAAGTAGTGACGTAGCTTGCGGGAGGTGATCAAGATTGCGTAGAGCAATTTCTGGACCTACGTGTAGCGGACCTTGGAGTCGCTCAGGACCTCGCTGACGTAATATACCAACCTTTGCACCATATGGGTGTGGTCGGGTTCTTCGCGTTCTACAACTAGCGCCGTGCTCACAACATGTGTTGTCGTGGAGATGTATAGCTGCAGTGTTTCCTGGTCGACCGGGGCCATCAGGATGGGAGGGGTGGAGAGGAATGTTTTGAGTTCCTTGAGGGCCTTGCGAACTTCGTCGTCCCACTCGAACTTGTCCgccttcttgagcagcttgaagaaggggaATCCCTTTTCGCCGAGCTTGCTGATGAAACGGCTaagggccgccatcatgcctGTGAGCTTCATGACGTCCTTTTTGCCAGCCGGCTATGCCATATTCCTAATGGCGTCCACTTTGATGGGGCTAGCTTTGATGCCGTGTTGGCtaaccatgaagcccaggagctttccagacgggacaccgaagacacatttgcccgggttgagtttccatcgataGGCCCGGAGGCTGTCGAAAGTTTGGACAAGGTTAGTGATGAAGTTCTCTTCATTTTTGGTCTTGACAACCAAATCGTCGATGTAGGCCTCTACATTTTTGCCGAGTTGTTTCGCGAGGCAACTCTGCACTGCTTTCTGGTAGGTGGTGCCGGCATTTTTTAACCCAAAcatcatggtgttgtagcagcaTATGCCGTAGGATGTTATGAACACAGTCTTATCATGGTCAGTGGGGTTGAGGGCAATCTAGTGATAGCCCAAGTAACAATCAAGGAAGCACAACAGGGTGCAATCGGCTGTGGAGTCCACGACTGATCGATgcgaggaagagggaaggggtctttaGGGCAGTGCCTGTTGAGATCGGTGTAGTCGATagacattctccattcaccaatTTTCTTCTTTACAAGGACTAGATTTGCTAAGCAGTCGGGGTTCTTACATTTACGGATGAAACCGGTAGCTAAGAGCTTATGtatttctaccctaatggcctccttgcgatcttgagcGAAACAgtgaagcttttgcttgactagccttgctatcttgctcagctccaaggagtgctcagctagctcccgcgggacaccgggcatatcgGATTGTTTCCACGTGAATATGTCCGAGTTATCCcagaggaaactggtgagcgcgtcttcctatttggggggtGAGGCCGGCCCCGATGAGGGCCGTCTAGGAGGGGTCTTCCAGGCCGAGGCTTATCTTCTTGACTTGTGGGTCGGGCTGCAGTGCCATGGGCGTCAGATTCGCCTCTGGGATTGTTTGCTGACTTTGGTCCACCTTCTTGGACTCGACGAGCATTGTGGTGGCATTGGCCGAGTACTCCAGGGTCTCGGCAACCTGCACAGCTTACGTGTCGCACTTGTAGGATGTTTCAACATTGCCGAAGATGGAGAGGACACCATTTGGAGCTGGCATattgaggatgaggtaggtatGATTGGGGATCTCCATGAACCTCGCCAGCATTGGCATGCCAAATATGGCTTGGTAGGAGGTCTTGAAGTTGgcaacctcgaaggtgaggtgctCGGTGCGGTAGTTGTCGGGTGTGCCGAACGTGATCGACAGGACGACTCTCCCGATAGGATAGGACCTTTGCCGGGTACTATGCTGTAGAACGGGTCTTTGTAGGGAAGGAGCCActcgaagttgaagtccatgtgCTTTAGGGTCtcagtgaagatgatgttgaggccgctgccaccGTCAATGGTGGGGACTCTGTCTATGGTGGGGCACACCACCAACGGGTAAGACACAAGGTCCGGGAGGTGCACCCAGTGATCTTCCCTTGAGAAGGTTATGAGCATCTCCGACCAGCGTAGATACTGGACTGGTGTGACGGAGATGAAGTGCACTTCCCATCTTTGTAACTTATGCTTGCGGTTGCTGCAGAAAGCTTTAGGGCCGCCGATGATGGTGTTCACCTCCCACTCGGTGTGCTGGAACTCGCAGTTGTCATTGCCGACGCCCTGGTTGGCGTCAGGGTTGGGCTGGTTACGATGGTCTTCTCTGCGTTGGTTGTTGtggtcgtcgcggcggcggttgtCGCGGTCATCGTGGTGGCGATTGTCGCGGTGGTTGTCTTTCCTGTGGTAGTTGTTCTAACGAGGCTGCTTGTATTTCACCGGggcgccgagctctttcttgaggaccaTGCAGTCCCGAAGATTGTGGCAtgcatccttgtggaaggggcacgggGCATTAAACGTATCGTCAAACTCCTCCTAGAGGAAGGTTGTCTGCCTCACAGGTTCGGCTTTAGCGGTGAGGGCCTTAGGGGCCCTCTTTCGAGGTCAGGAGGGCTCTGGCCAAGGCTGGGGCTGATGGTCTTGATGGGTTAGCAGTTCGTAGTTGTCGTTGTGGTGATGCTTGCTGTCCTAGAATTGGACGTTCTCGGCCTCATCTGTGTTGGCATGAAGGTTGACCATCTGCATCATGTGTCCGACCATCTTGGGAGCAGCCTGGAACATGCTGCGGAACATCGAGCCCTTCATGAGGACGGTACGGAAGCACCAGATGATGTTGCGGTCTTCAATGCCAGCCAGGCTGTTGCGGTTGTCGAAGAAGCAGTTGATGTACTCGCGGAGAGTTTCGTTCTTTCACTGGCGGACTTGGCCGAGGTTTTCCGTGTTCCTGGGTCGGGTGTAAGTGGCCTGATAGTTTTGGGTGAAGGCTTTGGTGAGCTCACCCCAAGTGTCAATGCAGCCTCGTGGGAGGTTCTCGAGCCATAGGAGAGTTGTGCTTCCCATCACCACCAggaagtaggcggccatttGGTCGTAGGTGTCGTTTGCAGCCTTGACTGTGGTGCAGTACGTCTTCAGCCAGATTGTCAGGTCGAAACAATCATCATACTTCTTGTTGATGGCTAGCTTGAAGCTGGGCAGACACTGGACAACCCTAAGGCGAGGGGTGAACGCGGCGAACCCGTCGATGTCCACGTCGTTGTCTTCCATGAGGCGGTATTGTACCGGTGGGGCCCTAGGGGTTGCACTGTTGTCGTGCTAGGGTGGATTGTAGGCTTCACTAGGGGCACCGTAGCGACAGTCATACTCATCACGGCGGCGTAGCTCTTCCTCCCGGAGGTTGTGGGCCTCCCGCTCCGTGTCGTGATTTGGCTGGTTGCTGACCCCTGGAGCACCGAAGTCGCGATCGTACTGGGCGTGCCGGCGGAGCTCCACCTCATCCCACTCCGGGTGAAGGTTGTTGAGCTCACCACAGAGGTCGCGGCGGTCGTGGAGGTTGTCGCGGTCAGGTTGCTGACCAGGCCGGCCACGGCATTCGCCGTCTCCTCGTCCATCACAGCGACAGTTGTTGCGGTGGTGGTTATCTCATTAGCAATCGTTGTTGTCGGGGTAGTGGTCGTTTCTTTGGGATTGGtgcacctcctcctcttgaatGGGTTCTTGTAGACCTCACTTGTAGCGGCCGTGATTGGCTCGGCTGCGATCGGATCTACTCTGGGTAGATCGGCTTCGGGAGTGCCGGGTAGATGTGGAGTGCGAAGATTGGCTTCTTGAGGATTCTGGGGCCTGGGCCCTTTCCTCGATCTAGGCGTTGGCGACGCGGATGCGTGTCTGGATCCGCTTCAGT
Above is a genomic segment from Setaria viridis chromosome 4, Setaria_viridis_v4.0, whole genome shotgun sequence containing:
- the LOC117853677 gene encoding uncharacterized protein, with protein sequence MVLESLKTRIFDDASKYVTKWLRELPHVIWDLRTQKSRATSYTPFFLVYSSEAVLPTDVAFGALWIQYYEEGEAEKSRQVDIDSLKEHRVAALIQHARHEQQIRCYHDRNIQKRSFNVGDLVLHRIQYTKAMHKLSIPWEGPFIIKKVIQLGTYQLQWTDGSGVPNPWNIQHLRHFYP